From Pirellulales bacterium:
GATGCGCCGGTGCCGAATGAGCCCAACGTGTGGGTCGGCCGCACCTATGCCGAAGCCCCAGACATCGACGGCGTGGTGTATGTGACGGGCGAGGGATTGCAGGCCGGGCAGATTGTTCCCTGTGAGATCGTTGCCACGAGCGAATACGATTTGATCGCCGCCCCGGTGGGCGAACCGAGTTGAACAAGGCTACAGGCTTGAGGCTACAGGCTGAAGACGCCCGGTGGCCCGAGCCCGGAGCAAAACACCGTGCCGCAAGCCCTGTAGCCTGTAGCCTCCCATGTCCACCAGCACTGAAAAGGCCCGGCCGCCGCTCATCGATTTTCGCAAGGCATTCAATGTGCCCAACCAGCTCACCACGATCCGGCTGTTGCTGGGCGTGGTGCTGTTCTGCCTGATCGGGTTCGACTATTATCTTCCCGCGATGTACGTGTTTATCGTTGCCGCGGGCACCGACTGGGTCGACGGTTTTTATGCCCGGCGGTACAACCAAGTGACCACGCTTGGCCGGATTCTCGATCCGTTCGCCGATAAGATCATCATTTGCGGCACGTTCATTTTTCTTGCCGCGCTGTCCGCCGATTCGAAAATCACTTCGGCAATGGCGGTGATTGTCGTCGGGCGAGAACTGCTCGTGACTGTGCTGCGAAGTTTTCTCGAGCAGCACGGATCGGATTTCAGCGCCAAGATGTCGGGCAAGCTGAAGATGGTGTTGCAATGCGTGGCCTGCGCGGTGAGCTTGTTTGCTCTTTCGTATCTGCGCGCCAGTCCGCCGGTAGCGCCGCCGGCGTGGGTTCCGCCGACGCTGTTGATCGCCGTCTGGTCGGCGGTGGTGCTGACGGTGATCTCCGGGATCGTATATGTGTTCGCCGCGATCAAGTTGCTGCGGCAATAGAAACAGCTTTGCCAATAAATCCGTGATCGACCGATGCCCCCTGCCGACGCGCCGCTGCCGCTGGCGATAAAACTGTTGATCGGCGCGGTCGTGAGCCTTGGCCTTCTGACGGCTCTTTTTGTGGCAATCAAAGCGTGGCGCCGGCCGCCGCTGTTGCCCTACGAGCCGCGCCGACCGGTTCCCTGGGGGGCGAATGATCTGGTGCTCACGGTGCTGTTCATTTTCGTGATCGGCTACGCCGGCGCGCAACTCACGGCTCATGTTCAGGGCGCCCCGCCCGCGCAGGCGGGACAAGAAAGCAACACCGTTTCGGTGAACGGATACTACATCGGCTCTTTGGCCGAGCTCGCCGGCGTAGCCATCGCCATTTATCTGATGCGGCTAGTGGCGAACGCGACTCTTTCGGATCTGGGTTTCGGGATTCGGCGGCTCGGTCGCGACATCGGCGTCGGAGCGGTGGCGCTATTGGCGAGCGCCGTGCCGATTTACGGTTTGAATGAACTGTTGACCCGCTATGTCAAATACACGCACCAAGTGCTCAAATCGCTTGAATCGCAGCCCGACGTTCGGATGTTCGTCGCCACGGCCGTGGCAGCGCTCGTCGTGGCGCCGCTGTTCGAAGAGTTTTTGTTCCGCGTCTTGTTGCAAGGCTGGTTCGAAAAGATTGAGTCGCTGCGGCGCATGTTGCGGCTCGGCTTGCCCGGCGAGGGGCCGGCCTGGTGGCCGATCGTGCTCAGTTCATTTCTGTGGGCGATCATGCACTGGCAGAACGGCCTGGCCGCCGTGCCCCTCTTTTTCTTCGGCCTCGTGCTCGGCTATCTTTATCAGCGGTCGCACCGCATTTGGCCCTCAATGACCACCCATTTCCTGCTCAATGCAACCACAATGACCGCCCTCTGGTTTCAAATCCACCACGGCCACTAAGCTGATTTCGGCCATCGCGTTCTCTCCGCGTCTCCGCGTCTCCGCGTGATAAATCTTTGAACCAAAAGCAGGAGAATCCATGCCCTACGGTTTCGGCATCATCGGTTGCGGAATGATCGCCCGATTTCATGCTCATGCGATCGACGAAGTGAAAGGAGCCAAGCTGGTCGGGTGCTTCGACACATTCACGGCGTCGGCCGATCGTTTGGCCGCCGAAACCGGCTGCAAGGCCTATCATAAGCTGGAAGACATGCTGGCCGATCCGAAGATCAATATCGTCACGATCGGCACGCCGAGCGGAGCGCACATGGACCCGGCCGTCGCGGCCGCGAAAGCCGGCAAGCACGTGATCGTCGAGAAGCCGTTGGAAATCACGCTCAAGCGTTGCGATGCGATCATCGCCGCCTGCGAGCGCGGCGGAGTGAAGCTCTCGACGGTGTTGCCCTCGCGATTCCACGACGGCAGCCGCGAATTGAAACGGGCCGTCGATGCCGGCCGCTTCGGCCAACTCGCGCTCGGCGATTCCTATGTCAAATGGTTTCGCACGCAAGCCTATTACGACAGCGGCGCATGGCGCGGCACTTGGGAGCTCGACGGCGGCGGGGCGCTGATGAATCAGGCCATCCACAGCGTCGATCTGCTGACATGGCTGATGGGCCCCGTGGCGGAAGTGCAGGCCCAAACCGCCACGCTCGCCCACCAGCGGATCGCGGTCGAAGACACGGCCGTCGGCACGCTGCGTTTCGCCAACGGAGCGCTCGGCGTCGTCGAAGCCAGCACGGCCGCCTATCCTGGCTATCTCAAACGGATCGAAATCAACGGCTCCGAAGGCTCGGCCGTCTTGGAAGAAGAAGACATCACTCGTTGGGATTTCGTCAAAAGCCAGCGGCGCGATGAAGCGATCCGCGAGCAGATGCACCAGCGCCGCAGCACCGGCGGCGGCGCCGCCGACCCGTCGGCCATCGGCCATCACGGCCACGCCCGCCAATTCGCCGACGTCGTCAAAGCGATCCGCACGGACGGCACGCCCGCGGTCGATGGCCGCGAGGGGCGAAGATCGGTGGAAATTATCTTGGCGATTTACAAATCGGCCGAATCGGGGCGGCCGGTCTCGCTGCCGCTCTCAGGCGACCCGACGCTAACCGCCCGCCGGAGAACAAAGGCTTAAGACTACAGGCCGAGGGCATGAGGAAGTGAACTTTCCCGCGGCCGTGCGGTTAGCGACAATAGAACTGGCCTGATCGTCAACCGGTAACCTGCCCTTCGTCATATGCAACTCCCTCGCAATCCAACTCGCGCTGTCCGCATTGGCTCGGTCACGATCGGGGCCGGTCATCCCGTGGCCGTGCAAAGCATGACGGCGACGTCGACCCAAGATATCGCTGCCACCGTGGGCCAGGTGAACGATCTTGTCCGCTCGGGCGCCGATATTGTTCGCATCGCCGTGGACAGTCGGCGCGATGCCGAGGCGTTGGCTGCCGTGCGCGATCAAACATCAGCCAATCTTGCCGTCGATTTGCAAGAAAACTACCGACTGGCGGAAGTGGTCGCTCCGCATGTCGACAAGGTGCGCTACAATCCGGGCCATCTGTACCACCACGAACGCGAAAAGCCGTGGCAAGACAAGGTGCGCTACCTGGCCGACGTCGCGGCCGAGCACGATTGTGCGATTCGCGTCGGGGTGAATTGCGGCAGCGTCGATCCGGCCGCCAAGGGCCGATTCGCTGCCGGCGATTGGCTCGGCCCGATGCTCGCCAGCGCCCTGGAGCATTGCGAGCTGCTGGACCGATTGGGCTTCACGCGGTATTGCGTGTCGCTGAAAGATTCCGATCCGGCGAAGGTGATCGAAGTGAATCGGCAATTCGCGGCCGCCCGGCCCGACGTGCCGCTGCACCTCGGCGTAACGGAAGCCGGCCTGCCGCCCGACGGCATCATCAAAACGCGGATTGCATTCGAGCAACTCATTAGCCGTGGGATCGGCGACACGATTCGCGTCTCGCTCACCGTGCCGAATTCTCGCAAGGGAGAGGAAATCGCCGCGGGACGGCAGATTTTGGCCGATGTCGCCGCCGGCCGGGTCCGCAGTTTCGTCGATTTCGGGCTGAAAACGCTGAATATCATCAGTTGCCCGAGTTGCTCGCGCGTCGAGAACGAGGCGTTCATCGAACTGGCCGAGCAGGTGAAGGAGATGACTCGCTACGCCGAGCAGCATGCGATCACGATTGCCGTGATGGGCTGCCGCGTGAATGGCCCCGGCGAAACCGACGACGCCGATCTCGGCCTATGGTGCGGCCCGAAGCACGTCAATCTCAAGCGTGGCAGTGAAGATTTGGGGGCGTATCCCTACGATCAAATTCTGCCCCGCCTGCGATCCGAGCTCGACGACCTGATCGCCCGCCGCACACAGCCCGCATAGGCGGTCGGCGTTCCCCGAGCCCGCAGCGCTAGCAAGGAAGTCTTGCTTTGTGGCCATGCCGGCTGCCTTGAGGAAGGCTGGCTTCAGCGAATGGTTGGAAAGGCGCGGTGAACGTGATGAAGGTTCCTCTCTCCGAAATGAAAGACGACTTGGCAAAATACCTTCGTGTTGCCGAGAAGGAGCAGGTCGTAATCACGCGGCGTGGTCGCCCGGCTGGGGTCTTGATGGGTTTCGCCTCCGCAGACAAGTGGTTCGACTATCGGCTCGAGAATGAACCCCGCGTTCTGAAACGAATCGAGGCGGCTCGGAAGAGCTTGCGCCAAGGGAACGGGGTCAGAATCGAGGATCTCCCGCCGTCGAAACCGCCCAAAACCAAACGTCGGAAATAACGAATTGCCGCGCCGGGCTTTGCTGCCTCGACGAAATTTCACTTTCTGGACATCCGCGGCGAGTCGAGTTAGACTCGCCGTGCCGAACGGCTGCGGCATCGCGGGGTTTGCTTCTTGTCGTCGATTCGTGGCCGCGTTTTCTTTCCGCGGCTTGGCCACGGAATTCGTTTTGTCCGATTGCAGCAGGGCGCGATGGACTGGACGCAGCACTACAATCCGGCCGGCTCGGAGATTCTTTCGACCGCGCTTGCGGCGCTGCCCATCATCGTGCTGCTCGGCCTGCTGGGATTGTTTCGCTGGACCGCGCCGAAGGCGGCGGCGGCGGGGCTGTTGACGGCGCTTTGCGTGTCGATCCTGGCGTTTCGCATGCCGGCGAACATGGCGTTTTGGGCGGCCGGCCTGGGGGCTTGCTTCGGGCTGTTTCCGATCGGCTGGATCGTGTTTGCCGCCGTGTTTCTCTACACGCTGACGGTCGAGTCGGGCCAATTCGAAACGATCAAAACCTCGGTGGCAGCGCTCTCGCCCGACCGGCGAATTCAAGCGCTCTTGATCGCCTTCAATTTCGGCGCGTTTCTGGAAGGCTGCGCGGGGTTCGGAGCGCCCGTGGCCATTTCATCGGCATTGATGATCGGCGTCGGCTTTCCGCCGCTGTATGCCGCCGGCTTGGCGCTGTTGGCCAACACGGCCCCGGTCGCATTCGGTTCGCTCGGGATCCCGATCACCACGTTGGGCGACGTCACGAAAATCGATGCGAACATTCTCAGCGTCATGGCCGGCCGGCAGTTGCCGTTGTTCTCGCTATTGATTCCGGTGTGGATGGTGCTCTTGATGTCGGGCTGGCGGGGATTGCGACAAGTCTGGCCCGCCGTGTTGGTGGCAGGGGGGAGTTTTGCCACGGTGCAATTCGTCGTCTCGCAGCATTTTGGCCCGATGCTGGTCGATGTCGCGGGGGGGCTGGTGTCGCTGGTGGTCATGGCGATTTTCTTGAAGTTCTGGCAACCGAAAGAACTATGGCATTTTGCCGGCGAGCGCGAGGCCGTGCCCGACCCGGTGGCCGAAGCAGCGGGCGGGCCGGACGAAGCTGCGGGATCGCCGCGGCAAGCGTCGCCGCAAAAGAATTCGCAACCAGCCAAGCCCCGGGTCTATACCCACGGCGAGGTCGCGCGGGCCTGGGTGCCGTGGCTGCTGATGTCGCTATTGGTGTTTGCGTGGGGCCTGCCGCAGTTTCGGATGCTGGTCGAAACCCGCACGACGGTCAATGTGCCGGTGGCGGCAATTCATAATCGCATTTATCGGAGCGAGCCCGTGGTGGCGCCGCCGGCCAAGGCCGAGGCGGCCCTGTTCAAATTCAATTGGCTCTCGGCCACGGGCACGGCCGTCATGTTCGCCGCGATTCTCACGGCGATTTGGCTTGGAATTTCGCCGTGGCGGTTCGCCAGAACGTTCGTCCGGACGCTCCGGGCGTTGGCTTGGCCGCTGTTTACGATCGCCGCCATGCTGGCGATTGCCTACACGACGCGCTACAGCGGCACCGACGCGACGCTCGGCCTGGCATTCACGCACACGGGCGCGCTGTATCCTTTTTTCGCCCCGTTGCTCGGCTGGCTGGGCGTCGCGCTAACCGGCTCCGACACATCGTCGAACGCCTTGTTCGGCGACTTGCAACGCATTACCGCGCAGCGGCTCGGGTTGAGCCCGGTGCTGATTTGCACTTCGAACAGCACCGGGGGCGTGATGGGAAAGATGATCGACGCGCAAAGCATCGTCGTCAGCGCTTCGACGACCGGCCAGGCAGGGAACGAATCGCAGATCCTGCGTTTCGTGTTTTGGCACAGCCTCGCCTTGGCCTGCCTGATGGGCCTGCTGGTCGTGTTGCAAGCCTACGTGTTCACCGGCATAGTGCCGGCACTACCGGCGAAATAAATCATTCGCGAGGCCGGAGTAGCTACACTAGCCCGAAGCGTTAGCGAGGGTGCCACTGGGACTCACCCTCGCTAACGCTTCGGACTGCGATTTCGCAGCCGGCCTCAAATTCCCGGCGGCATGAATAATCCAAGTTAGCGCCAGGCAAAATCGCCGGCGTTGACGCTGGGGAGATGCGTTACGCCCATCAGATGCTTGTCCACGGCGCGGGCGGCTTCGCGGCCCTCTTGGATCGCCCACACGACGAGCGATTGGCCGCGGCGCAAATCGCCGGCCGCGAACACCCCGGGCACGCTCGACATATATTCGGCGTTCGTTTTCACATTGCCGCGCTGATCGAGTTCCAAACCCAAATCGGCGATCGGACCGGTTTTTTCCGGGCCCAAAAAGCCCATCGCCAACAGCACCAGTTGGCATGGCCAGCTTTGCTCCGAACCCGGTAGCTCGCGCATCACCATCCGGCCCGAATCGTCTTTCATCCATTCGATCTGCACGGTGACGAGATTTTTCACGCGGCCTTGCTCGTCGCCATGGAATTCTTTTGTCAGAATGCTCCAATGCCGCGCGCCGCCTTCTTCATGCGAAGTGCTGGTGCGGAGGATCATCGGCCAGAGGGGCCACGGTGTGTGCACCGGGCGTTGATGGGCACGCGGATAATTGCCCACGTCGGGCGGTTGGGAAAGCAATTCGAACTGCGTCAGGCTGCGGCACCCTTGGCGGTGCGACGTGCCGGTGCAGTCGCTGCCGGTATCGCCGCCGCCGATCACGATCACATCTTTTTCGCCGGCGAGAATCTGGCCCGCAACGGCGTCTCCCTGGTTGCGGGCATTCTGTTGCGGCAGGAATTCCATTGCGAAATGGATTCCTTGCAGATCCCGACCGGGGATCGGCAGGTCGCGCGGCTTGGTGGCTCCGCCGGCGAGTAGGATCGCATCGTATTTCTCGCGCAATTCGGCCGTCGGGACCGTCACGCCGACATTCGCATTGCAGCGGAACTCCACTCCCTCGGCCTCCATCTGGCGAATCCGCCGCCAAACATGCGACTTTTCCAGCTTGAAATCAGGTATGCCGTACATCAACAATCCGCCCGGCCGATTGGCCCGCTCGAACACCGTCACGCCATGGCCGGAGCGATTCAACTGCTGTGCGGCTGCCAAACCTGATGGCCCGGAACCGACGACGGCCACGCGCTTGCCGGTGCGAACCAGCGGCGGCTCCGGCTCGATCCAGCCGTTGGCGATGCCATGATCGGCGATCGCCATTTCGATTTGCTTGATGGCCACCGGGTCTTCGTTGATCCCCAGCACGCATGCCGCTTCGCACGGCGCGGGGCAAACACGGCCGGTAAATTCCGGAAAATTGTTCGTCGCATGCAGCCGATCGAGCGCCTCGCGCCAATGATCGCGCGACACCAAATCGTTCCAATCCGGAATGATGTTGCCCAGCGGGCAGCCGGTGTGGCAGAACGGCACGCCGCAATCCATGCAGCGCGCCCCTTGGCGGTGCAATTCCTCAATCGGGAGTGGCTTGAGAAACTCGTTGAAGTGTTTCAGCCGATCGGCCACCGGCTCCTTGCCGCCTGTCTGTCGAGCGTATTTCAGAAACCCGCGCAGGTCACCCATGGCTCACCTCTTGCAGCGCGGCCGGGTGATTTTTTGAAGTGTGATCGCCGTCGGCCGCATTGCCGTTCGCTGCGTCGCCGCCGCTGCCATTGCCGTTGCCGTAGCCGGCGTCGGCCATGCGGGCGGTTTCTTCCATCGCGCGCTGCAATTCGGCGAGCGCGCGCTTGTAGTCGATGGGCATTACTTTCACGAATTTGTCCGTCAATCGGTCCCAATTGTCCAACACATACTGTCCGCGTTCGCTGAGCGTGTATTCCACATGGCGGCGGATCATTTCGCGAATCGAATCCAACTCGGCGGCGTCGGGCGCTTCCAGGTGAACCATTTCGCGATTCACCAGCGGCGGAAAAGTGCCTTGCTCGTCGAGCACATAAGCCACGCCGCCGCTCATGCCGGCCGCGAAATTGCGGCCCGTGTTGCCGAGAATGATCGCCTGGCCGCCGGTCATGTATTCGCAGCCGTGGTCGCCGATGCCTTCCACCACCGCCGACGCTCCGCTATTGCGCACGCAGAATCGCTCGCCGGCGATGCCGCGGATAAACACTTCGCCGCTGGTGGCGCCGTAAAGCACCACGTTGCCGGCGATGATATTTTCCTCGGCTTTGAACGTCGACTCCCGGGGCGGATAGACGATGATACGTCCGCCGGAAAGGCCCTTGCCCAAATAGTCGTTCACGTCCCCTTCGACCCGCACCGTCACACCGTGCACGCCAAACGCCATCAGGCTTTGACCGGCGCTGCCGATGAAATTGAGCTGGACCGTGTCGTCGTGCGAGAAGCCGCCGGCCCCGAAGCGGCGCGTCACTTCACTGCAAAGAATCGTGCCGACGGTGCGGTTCACATTGCGAATCGGCAAATGGGCCACGATCGGCGTTTGCTCATCGAGCGCAAGCTGGCACAACGGCAACAACGTCGTGACATCGAGCGACGATTCCAATTGATGGTCTTGCGACTTGCAGCAATAGGTCTTCACCGCCGGCGGCGCCTCCGGTTGGTAGAGAATCTTCGAGAAATCGAGGCCCGAGGCCTTCCAATGCGCGATGGCACGGCGAACGTCGAGCCGATCCACGCGGCCGACCATCTCGTTGATCGTGCGGAAGCCGAGCCGGGCCATGATCTGCCGCACTTCCTCGGCCAGCAGGAAGAAGAAGTTGACGACCGCCTCGGGCTTGCCGGTAAACTTTTTTCGCAGCACGGGGTCTTGCGTGGCGATGCCGACCGGGCAGGTGTTGAGGTGGCACTTGCGCATCATGATGCAGCCAAGCGTCACAAGCGCGGCGGTGGCGATGCCCCATTCCTCGGCGCCCAACAGAGCGGCGATGGCCACGTCTTTGCCGGTGCGGAGCATGCCGTCGGTTTGCACGACGATGCGGCTGCGGAGATCGTTTTTCACCAGCACTTGGTGCGTCTCGGCGAGCCCAAGTTCCCACGGCAGCCCGGCGTGTTTGATCGACGTTAGCGGGCTGGCGCCGGTGCCGCCGTCGTGTCCGCTGATGAGCACGACATCGGCCTTGCCCTTGGCCACGCCGGCCGCCACCGTGCCGACGCCGACTTCCGCGACGAGCTTGACGCTGATGCGAGCCTTGGTGTTGGAATTCTTTAGGTCGTGGATCAACTGGGCGAGATCTTCGATGGAATAGATGTCGTGGTGCGGCGGCGGCGAGATCAAGCCGACGCCGGGAGTGCTGTGGCGGATGCGTGCGATTTCGCGATCGACTTTGTGGCCGGGCAACTGGCCCCCTTCGCCGGGCTTGGCCCCTTGAGCCATCTTGATCTGCAATTCCTCGGCATTGACGAGATACAAACTCGTGACGCCGAACCGCCCGCTGGCCACCTGTTTCACCGCGCTATTGCGCCGGTCGCCATTGGCGTCGGGAACATAGCGGGCCGGGTCTTCGCCCCCTTCGCCCGTGTTGCTCTTGCCGCCGATCCGGTTCATGGCCACGGCGAGTGTTTCGTGCGCTTCTTTCGAGATCGAGCCATACGACATCGCGCCGGTGGCGAAGCGCTTGACGATTTCCACGGCCGGCTCGACCTCGTCGATGGCGATCGGATTTTCGGCCCATTTGAATTCCAACAGCCCGCGGAGCGTGAGCAAGCGCGTGTTTTGCTCGTCGATCATGCGGCAATAGGCTTTGAAATCCTCGCGGCTATTGATCTGCGTGGCTTGCTGTAGCTTAGCGACAACTTCGGGGCTGAGCATGTGGGCTTCGCCCTTGCGACGCCACTGATATTGGCCCCCCACGTCGAGATCGAGCGTTTGCGGCACGGCCACGCGTGGATAGCCATGCTCGTGCCGGCGGAGCGATTCTTCGGCGACCCCTTCCAGATCGATGCCTTCGAGCCGGCTGGGGGTGCGAGTGAAATACTCGTCGACAAAGCGGCTCGCTAGGCCGATCGCTTCGAAGATCTGAGCTCCGCGGTAGCTTTGCAGCGTCGAGATGCCCATTTTCGAAATCACTTTCAGGATGCCCTTCGCTGCGGCTTTGACGTAGTTCTTGTGCAGCTTTTCTCGCGGCATGTCGCGCGGCAACAGGCCGTCGGCATGCATCTGGTCCAGCGTCGCCAGGGCTAGATAGGGATTGATCGCTCCAGCACCGTAGGACGTGAGAAGAGCGAAATGATGCACTTCGCGAGCCTCGCCCGTCTCTACGACCAGACCGCAACGGGTGCGTGTTTCCTGGCGGATCAAGTGGTGATGCACGGCGCTGGTGGCCAGCAGGGCGGGGATCGGCACCCAGTCGGCATCGACGCCACGATCCGAAAGAATCAGGATCGTCGCTCCCTCTTCGAGTGCCCGAGACGATTCGCCGCGCAGATCCTCCAATCGGCGCCGCATTCCTTCCACCCCTTCGGCACGCGGAAAGAGGATCGAAAGCGTGTGGCTGCGCAGGCGGCCGCGCCCCGCGCCAACTTCATACCCACGCAAAGCCGTGGGCATGGCGCCCGGCAGGGCCCCGTCACTCGCCCCTCGCCCCTCGCCCCTCCCTTGGTTTCCGAGCTGCTTGATGATCGCCAATTCGGCGTCGGTGAGGATCGGCTGCTCAAGGCGCAACAGGGCGCATTGCTGCGGAGTTTCGTCGAGCAGATTTCCTTCGGAGCCAATCGTCGTGATTAGCGACGTGATGATTTCTTCGCGAATCGCGTCGAGCGGAGGATTGGTGACTTGGGCGAATAGCTGCTTGAAATAGTTGTAGAGCAGTTGCGGGCGGTCGGAGAGCACGGCCAGCGGCGTGTCGTTGCCCATCGAGCCGATCGCCTCTTGCGCGTCGGTAGCCATCGGGCCGATCAGAATCCGCAAATCTTCGAACGTGTAGCCGAACGTGCGCTGCAATTTGACCAACGGCCGATCATGGTAGCCGTTGGCGTGGCCGTTGCGCGGAGCGGCACCATGTTCACTAGGGTGTTCCTCGTGGCCGGATGGGCCATCATGCGAAGCATGCTCGGCATGGGCGCCGGCGGATTCCTTCAGATCGGTGAGCTTGACGATGTTTTCGTTCAGCCATTCGCGATAGGGATGCCGAGCGGCAAGGCCGTTTTTGATCTCCTTGTCGGCAATGATGCGCTGCTGAGCAGTGTCGACCAGAAACATCCGTCCGGGGCGAAGCCGCCCTTTGTATTCGATATTTTCCGGAGGGATGCTCAACACGCCCGCTTCGGAGGCCAACACGACGTAGCGATCCTTTGTGACCCAGTAGCGGCTGGGCCGCAGGCCGTTTCGATCGAGGCAGGCGCCGATCATCGTGCCATCCGTGAAGGCCATCGAGGCAGGACCATCCCACGGCTCGAGGAGACACGATTGATATTCGTAGTAGGCCTTCGATTCGTCGGACATGCTTTCATGGCCGGCCCACGGCTCGGGAATCAGCATCGACATCGCTTGCGGCAAGCTTCGGCCAGCGAGGACGAGTAGCTCCAACGCATTGTCGAAAATGGCCGAGTCGCTCGCCCCCGGCGTGCAGATGGGCATGATCTTGTGCAGGTCCGGCCCATATTTTTCGCTTGCCAGCATTCCCTCGCGGGCATGCATCCAATTCACGTTGCCCCGCAAGGTGTTGATTTCGCCATTGTGCGCCAAGAAGCGGAACGGGTGGGCCAAGTCCCAGGTGGGAAACGTGTTCGTGCTGTAGCGCTGATGCACCAGGGCAAGTGCCGAAACGAATCGCGAATCTTGCAAATCGAGATAATAGCCCTCGGTTTGCTCCGGCAGCATCAATCCCTTGTAGATCAGCACCCGGGTCGAAAGGCTTGGAAGGTAGAAAAACTTTCGCTCGCTCAGCCGGCTCGTGCGAACGACGCGCTCGATCCGCTTGCGAATGACGTAGAGCTTCCATTCGAGCATGTCGGGCGGCGTTTCAGGACCGCGCGCGATGAAGATCTGGCGTACGACCGGTTCGACATCGCGAGCCAGCCAACCCAGCACGCGGTTGTCGACCGGCACATCGCGCCAGCCGAGCAACTGCTGACCTTCTTCGGCGACGATCTGTTCGAGGCGCTGCTGGCAGAATTGGCGCTGCGCTTCGTCGCGTGGCAGGAATACCGCCCCGGCGCCGTAATCGCCCGCGGCCGGCAATGCGATGCCCAAATCGGCCGCGACCGCGTGCAGAAATTCGTGCGGCATTTGCGTGAGAATGCCGCAGCCGTCGCCGGTGAGCGGGTCGCAGCCGCAGGCGCCGCGATGGCTCAGATTGACGAGGATTTCCAGCCCCCAGCGCAAGACGTCGTGGCTTTTCTTGCCGTCCATATTCACCACGAACCCGACGCCGCAGGCATCGTGCTCTTGGGCAGGATCGTAGAGACCGGATTCGGGGCGGGTGGAATGATTTTCAAACATGGCAGTTTTCAGACGCGGTTGGTAAGCGTAGTACGGGGCTTTTTCGCCGGCGCACTGCCGACGGCTTCTACACACTTGCAGCCCGGCGGCGAACGCCGCCGGCGCTGGAATAAATGTCACGAACCGGTTTGGGCAACCGCCAATTGCCGCGAACGGCCCGGGCCCGCGCCGTTCGATTTTCCATTGCCCTCTGCGATTTTCCCAGGCTCCGCCGCCGCTGCGCTGGCCGCCGGAGCCAACGGTACAATCGCACTGCTGCCCACAACATCCTCCGTGTCCTTGTCGTCCGTATCTTTTCCCACGAGAGCGCTGCCGACGAGATCTTTGCCTTCGGAACACAGCAGATCGATGAACCGCCGAACGGTGACGCCCAAATCCTTGCCGCGGCGGTGAATGATCCCCAGCGGCCGCACCAATTCGTCGGTGGCCAGCGGCACCGCCGCCAACGTTCCGGCTTCGACTTCACGAAGCACGGTGGGCTGCGGCAGCAAGCCGATTCCGGCATCGATTTCGATCGCGCGCTTGATGGTTTCCACGTTGTCGAACTCCATCACCACGCGGACTTCGACATCGTGCAGATGCAAGACGCGATCGATTTCTCGACGAATCGTCAGATCCGCGTCGAAGCCGACCACCGGTTGCCCGGCCAGTTCTTCCAATTCG
This genomic window contains:
- a CDS encoding LysR family transcriptional regulator, with amino-acid sequence MHFKALKIFCDVVYRRSFSRAADENGISQSGASQVVHQLECRLGVKLVDRSKRPFMLTPEGEVFYEGCRKLLDRYNALEEEVRTMHEEVAGRVRVASIYSVGLHHMSRYLQQFLSQYPKANVRLEYLHPHRVYEVVESDQADLGLVSYPKASRSLQAILWREEPMMLVCAPSHRFARRGRIELEELAGQPVVGFDADLTIRREIDRVLHLHDVEVRVVMEFDNVETIKRAIEIDAGIGLLPQPTVLREVEAGTLAAVPLATDELVRPLGIIHRRGKDLGVTVRRFIDLLCSEGKDLVGSALVGKDTDDKDTEDVVGSSAIVPLAPAASAAAAEPGKIAEGNGKSNGAGPGRSRQLAVAQTGS